A genomic window from Pseudomonadota bacterium includes:
- a CDS encoding HNH endonuclease, whose amino-acid sequence MSPVLLLSASYEPLRVISWQNAVCLFFLGKVEVIEEYEHDIRSVSLVIKAPAVVRLVRFFKLGKRSPPLSRANVLARDNFKCQYCNAELTAKEATLDHVVPRSQGGKTTWDNIVCACAACNRRKGGRTPKEAHMKLRAKPTKPEWLPVLNIRLHGKIPSAWYIFLDPLAKPS is encoded by the coding sequence ATGAGTCCAGTACTTCTTTTAAGCGCGTCCTACGAGCCCCTGCGTGTTATTTCATGGCAAAATGCCGTCTGCCTCTTCTTTCTGGGAAAGGTTGAGGTAATTGAGGAGTATGAGCACGATATACGCTCCGTTTCGCTCGTAATTAAGGCCCCTGCCGTAGTTAGATTGGTGCGATTTTTTAAGCTTGGGAAGCGCTCCCCTCCCCTTTCAAGGGCCAACGTGCTGGCTCGCGATAACTTTAAATGTCAGTATTGCAACGCCGAGTTGACAGCCAAGGAGGCGACCCTTGATCATGTCGTACCCCGCAGCCAGGGGGGCAAAACGACCTGGGATAATATAGTATGCGCCTGCGCCGCCTGTAATCGCAGGAAGGGTGGCAGAACACCGAAAGAGGCTCATATGAAGCTTCGTGCAAAACCAACTAAGCCGGAATGGCTCCCGGTATTGAACATTAGATTACATGGAAAGATCCCCTCAGCCTGGTATATCTTCCTCGACCCCCTTGCGAAGCCAAGTTGA
- a CDS encoding HD domain-containing protein yields MRSQVEATAALCALIELPALRALGTALLPAELYLVGGTVRDAFYGESGTDLDLATNLTTTEIKARCVKHNIRTVDTGIQHGTILLVIDQVHIEVTTFRIPSGRAGHTTAHDIATDLSGRDFTINAMAFDLSTKTLVDPLHGVADLASKTLRTVGAATERLTEDPLRILRMVRFGSAQGREIEAATLRAATAHVQLLRQVSVERIKSELDQILLSPFPQAGIACIKELEALPLTIPELIPAIGFEQNRFHIHDVFDHTLWVLERTPADLILRWAAVFHDIGKPHTLSVDEDGSRHFYQHEIVSERLARERMQQLRFSRDDTETIALLVRHHMRPLDCGAPGVRRLIRDLGESLVRWRSFKEADASPAIPEAEFRPTAKAFDALLQSEQTRMRGPSYGKLAISGTDLIALGMQPGPAMGVLLKELEELVLDDPARNDLGILLVEAKKRGWAL; encoded by the coding sequence TTGCGAAGCCAAGTTGAGGCGACAGCTGCGCTTTGCGCGCTAATTGAGCTGCCCGCCCTTAGGGCGCTGGGTACCGCTCTGCTACCTGCCGAGCTTTACCTGGTTGGCGGAACCGTGCGCGATGCCTTCTACGGGGAATCTGGGACGGACCTCGACCTTGCTACGAACCTTACTACGACTGAGATCAAAGCACGTTGCGTAAAGCACAACATTCGCACCGTTGATACGGGAATTCAGCATGGAACGATCCTGCTTGTGATCGATCAGGTTCATATTGAGGTAACGACCTTCCGCATACCCAGCGGTCGCGCCGGGCATACCACTGCTCATGATATTGCAACGGATCTCTCTGGGCGAGATTTTACCATTAACGCCATGGCCTTTGATCTTAGTACAAAAACCCTCGTCGATCCGCTGCACGGGGTAGCAGACCTTGCAAGCAAGACCCTCAGAACCGTCGGCGCTGCAACAGAGAGGTTAACTGAAGACCCACTTCGAATTCTGCGCATGGTGCGCTTCGGTAGCGCGCAGGGAAGAGAGATTGAGGCCGCAACGTTGCGTGCGGCTACGGCACATGTACAGCTCCTTAGACAGGTCAGCGTTGAGCGCATCAAGTCTGAGCTAGATCAGATCCTGCTGAGCCCGTTCCCGCAGGCAGGGATAGCCTGTATTAAAGAGCTTGAAGCTCTACCTCTAACGATCCCTGAACTTATTCCAGCGATTGGGTTTGAGCAGAACAGGTTTCATATCCACGATGTATTTGATCACACGTTGTGGGTGCTTGAGCGCACACCCGCCGATCTGATTCTACGCTGGGCGGCCGTTTTTCACGATATCGGAAAGCCCCATACCCTTTCGGTAGATGAGGACGGCAGCCGGCATTTTTATCAACACGAGATTGTTAGCGAGAGGCTAGCCCGCGAACGGATGCAGCAGCTCCGTTTTTCGCGTGATGATACCGAGACTATCGCGTTACTTGTACGCCATCATATGCGCCCCCTTGATTGCGGAGCGCCTGGTGTGCGTCGACTTATTCGAGACCTTGGAGAGAGCCTCGTTCGTTGGAGAAGCTTTAAGGAGGCAGATGCCTCCCCTGCAATCCCTGAAGCTGAGTTTCGTCCAACGGCTAAGGCATTTGATGCCCTGCTGCAAAGTGAGCAGACGCGCATGCGTGGCCCCTCCTACGGCAAGCTCGCCATCAGCGGTACGGATCTAATAGCGCTCGGCATGCAGCCGGGTCCTGCTATGGGTGTGTTGCTCAAGGAGCTTGAGGAGTTGGTGCTTGATGACCCAGCACGAAACGATCTAGGGATCCTCCTTGTTGAGGCAAAAAAAAGAGGCTGGGCGCTATAA